The Ranitomeya imitator isolate aRanImi1 chromosome 6, aRanImi1.pri, whole genome shotgun sequence genome window below encodes:
- the LOC138642532 gene encoding uncharacterized protein, with amino-acid sequence MDRSMESIYLTFELELALAIAYAFACHEQRRRDKLRRRSRRRFWLHPIVEVRESRGAYHCLFGELNENQDKYLEYTRMSKDSFRYLLRLVEGTISRQDTQLRKSISPEERLLVTLRFLATGETLRSLHFQFRIGVSTLSGIIADTCRALWDNLREEFLPIPTQEIWHANAQKFDKVCSFPNCIGAVDGKHIRITKPSRSGSLFYNYKKYFSTVLMAIAGADCRFLAVDIGAFGRANDSRTFKESDMGQRLYNNNFNFPHPRPLPNTDGPDLPFVVVGDEAFQMSGNLLKPYSSRGLDRTKTIFNYRLSRARRTVECAFGILVSKWRILGSAINLKIETVDEVVKACVVLHNFIIDKERVNVELDEHIPNPLPDYQAHTLRTTVEIAHMRDQFAAYFVSDVGRVSWQDEMV; translated from the exons atggatcgttccatggagagtatctacctcacttttgagctggaattagcccttgctatagcttatgcttttgcctgtcatgaacagaggagaagagacaaactacggagaaggagtcggcgGCGTTTTTGGcttcaccctatagtggaagtccgagagagtcgtggagcgtaccattgtctttttggcgaattaaatgagaaccaggacaaatacttagagtacaccaggatgtcaaaagacagctttcgatatctgctgcgtctggtggaaggaaccatttccaggcaggacacgcagctccgtaaatcgatttcccctgaggagcgtctgctggtgactctacg tttcctggctaccggagagacattgagatcactgcatttccagtttcggattggagtctcaacactgtcgggtattattgcagacacatgccgcgcattgtgggacaacctccgggaggaatttttgccCATCCCTACACAAGAAATATggcatgccaacgcccaaaaattcgacaaagtttgttctttccctaactgtatcggagctgtggatgggaagcacattaggattaccaagccgtcaagaagtggatctcttttttataattataaaaaatacttttccactgtgctgatggcaattgctggtgcggactgcaggtttctcgctgtggacattggagcctttggtcgtgcaaatgattcacggacatttaaggagtctgatatgggccaaagattgtacaataacaattttaatttcccccatccacgacctcttcccaacactgacggCCCggacctgccatttgttgttgttggtgatgaggcttttcaaatgagtggcaacctacttaaaccgtactccagtcgtgggttggaccgtaccaaaactatatttaattatagactgtccagggccagaagaactgtggagtgcgcctttggcatcctggtctccaaatggcgtatattaggatccgctataaatttgaaaattgagacagtggatgaggtggtgaaggcgtgtgtggttctccacaattttattattgataaagagagagtcaacgtggaactcgatgaacacataccaaatccattgcctgattatcaagctcatactctgcggacaactgtggagattgctcatatgagggaccaatttgctgcatactttgtttccgatgttggccgtgtttcatggcaagatgaaatggtctaa